Proteins from a single region of Novosphingobium sp. CECT 9465:
- a CDS encoding acyl-CoA dehydrogenase family protein encodes MNDQFALTEDQIAIQDMARRFTADAITPFAAQWDEEHAFPRETVKAAAELGFAAIYVSEESGGIGLGRLESALIMEAMAYGCPTTSAFISIHNMAAWMIDAFGGAEVKARYLPGLVTMDLMGSYCLTEPGSGSDAAALRTSARRDGDDYVLNGTKQFISGGGVNDVYVVMVRTGDDGAKGISCLVVDRDTPGVSFGAPEKKLGWNASPTAQVIFDNARVPVANRVGEEGDGFKIAMAGLDGGRLNIGACSLGGAQRCLDEAVQYVKDRRQFGKSIAEFQNTQFQLADMATDLEASRALLYLAAAKVTSGAPDKTRFSAMAKKLATDNGSSIVDRALQMFGGYGYLRDYPIERFWRDLRVHRILEGTNEVMRMIVGRDLLK; translated from the coding sequence ATGAACGACCAGTTCGCGTTGACTGAAGACCAGATTGCCATCCAGGATATGGCGCGCCGATTTACCGCCGATGCGATCACGCCATTTGCTGCGCAGTGGGATGAGGAACATGCCTTTCCCCGCGAGACGGTGAAGGCGGCGGCCGAACTCGGCTTTGCGGCGATCTACGTCAGCGAGGAATCTGGCGGAATCGGACTGGGGCGCCTGGAATCGGCGCTGATCATGGAAGCCATGGCCTATGGCTGCCCTACGACGAGCGCCTTCATCTCGATCCATAACATGGCTGCTTGGATGATCGACGCGTTTGGCGGGGCGGAGGTCAAGGCGCGCTATTTGCCCGGTCTCGTCACGATGGACCTGATGGGAAGCTATTGTCTGACCGAACCCGGATCAGGCTCCGATGCTGCCGCGCTTCGAACGTCGGCGCGTCGCGATGGCGATGATTATGTGCTGAACGGCACGAAGCAGTTCATCTCCGGTGGCGGCGTGAACGATGTCTATGTCGTGATGGTCCGCACCGGCGATGATGGAGCCAAGGGCATATCCTGTCTCGTGGTGGACAGGGACACGCCCGGAGTTAGCTTTGGTGCGCCTGAAAAGAAGCTCGGCTGGAACGCCTCCCCCACCGCGCAGGTGATCTTCGACAATGCGCGTGTGCCGGTGGCCAATCGCGTTGGTGAAGAGGGCGACGGATTCAAGATTGCGATGGCGGGGCTTGATGGCGGCCGCCTGAACATTGGCGCCTGTTCGCTGGGCGGTGCGCAACGGTGCCTTGATGAAGCGGTGCAATACGTCAAGGATCGCCGCCAGTTCGGCAAGTCCATCGCCGAATTCCAGAATACCCAGTTCCAGCTGGCAGATATGGCGACCGATCTCGAAGCGTCGCGTGCGCTGCTCTATCTTGCCGCAGCAAAGGTGACGTCAGGCGCGCCTGACAAGACGCGCTTTTCGGCGATGGCAAAGAAACTGGCGACCGACAATGGCTCGTCGATCGTCGATCGCGCGTTGCAGATGTTCGGGGGCTACGGCT
- a CDS encoding I78 family peptidase inhibitor: protein MVSRLLIAFAAVMTLAGCADRGSPPESLPAAPQGTCAAEPAQDRVGQKATADLGVELLRRTGARKLRWVPPRSAVTMDFRADRLTVGYDDDYTIVRISCG from the coding sequence ATGGTGAGCAGATTGTTGATCGCCTTTGCCGCCGTCATGACATTGGCCGGTTGTGCAGACCGGGGTTCCCCGCCTGAAAGCTTGCCCGCCGCGCCTCAGGGCACGTGCGCGGCAGAACCGGCGCAAGACCGCGTCGGGCAAAAGGCGACGGCCGATCTGGGGGTGGAGCTTTTGCGCCGTACCGGCGCCCGCAAACTTCGCTGGGTGCCGCCGCGCAGCGCGGTCACCATGGATTTTCGCGCCGACCGGCTGACCGTCGGCTATGATGACGATTACACAATCGTTCGCATTTCCTGCGGATGA
- a CDS encoding LysR family transcriptional regulator — translation MKIGDWNDFQAFLAVARAGQLARASSAMGVDATTVGRRLRRLEARIGATLFEQTREGQILTEAGETMLAEVEAMEQAASRIDEQAAGIAGPTGLLRVSLSEGLASWIVAPVLGSFIETNPRLVVDLVASSGFLSPSKREADLAVTLSRPRAGPVIAGKLSDYSLRLYATPGYLSQNGLPDKPGELATGHRLVGYIPDLLYAPELRYLAEIWPDLSATVRSSSINAQHRLIAAGAGIGVLPCFVGDSDPALVPVLPDRRITRSFWLVTHKDTHNLSRVRAFKDWLTQLVANERERLLPA, via the coding sequence ATGAAAATCGGTGACTGGAATGACTTTCAGGCTTTCCTCGCCGTAGCGCGGGCCGGCCAACTGGCGCGCGCATCTTCGGCCATGGGCGTGGATGCCACCACTGTTGGCCGTCGCCTGCGCCGCCTGGAGGCCAGAATCGGCGCCACACTGTTCGAACAGACCCGCGAGGGGCAAATCCTGACCGAGGCGGGCGAGACCATGCTCGCCGAAGTCGAAGCAATGGAGCAGGCTGCCAGCCGCATCGATGAACAGGCTGCCGGCATCGCGGGGCCAACGGGCCTGTTGCGCGTCAGCCTCTCGGAAGGTCTGGCCAGCTGGATCGTTGCGCCGGTGCTGGGAAGCTTTATCGAAACCAACCCGCGTCTCGTGGTCGATCTGGTCGCTTCGTCAGGCTTTCTCAGTCCTTCGAAGCGCGAGGCCGATCTGGCAGTCACGCTGTCACGCCCCCGCGCAGGACCTGTGATCGCGGGGAAACTGTCGGACTACAGTCTGCGTCTTTACGCCACGCCCGGCTATCTTTCGCAGAACGGCCTGCCGGACAAGCCGGGCGAACTCGCCACCGGGCACCGGCTGGTCGGCTATATCCCCGACCTGCTCTACGCGCCCGAACTGCGCTATCTGGCAGAGATCTGGCCGGACCTTTCGGCAACCGTGCGCTCTTCGTCGATCAATGCCCAGCATCGCCTGATCGCTGCGGGTGCAGGCATCGGCGTGCTGCCCTGCTTCGTCGGCGATTCCGACCCTGCGCTGGTGCCCGTCCTGCCCGACCGCCGCATCACCCGCTCGTTCTGGCTGGTGACTCACAAGGACACGCACAATCTTTCGCGGGTGCGCGCGTTCAAGGACTGGCTGACACAGCTTGTGGCGAACGAGCGCGAGCGGCTGTTACCGGCCTGA
- a CDS encoding DUF3297 family protein has protein sequence MNDETPQPETVPATPAPAAAGPDVPPDRLAINPRSPFFDEEKLRRGIGIRFKDVVRHNVEEYSISEGWVRVQAGKAMDRKGNPLTIKLNGPVEAWYEDLGEDAPVAKA, from the coding sequence ATGAATGATGAAACCCCACAGCCCGAAACCGTCCCTGCAACCCCGGCGCCTGCCGCTGCCGGACCGGACGTGCCGCCAGACCGTCTTGCGATCAATCCGCGCAGCCCGTTCTTTGATGAGGAAAAGCTGCGTCGCGGGATCGGTATCCGCTTCAAGGACGTGGTCCGCCACAATGTCGAGGAATATTCGATTTCCGAAGGCTGGGTGCGCGTACAGGCGGGCAAGGCAATGGATCGCAAGGGCAACCCGTTGACGATCAAGCTGAATGGTCCGGTCGAGGCGTGGTACGAAGACCTTGGCGAGGACGCGCCGGTCGCAAAGGCCTGA
- a CDS encoding AI-2E family transporter, with protein MIDTSRIERGGLIVLLAVVTASLLFVVSGFASALLWAALAALMFSALNERLLERWPGRRSLAAAMTLLIITFAVIIPAMLIGTMVVQQAAGVFGQMRSGEINFAMYFQQVHNALPGRVQAMLGNAGLGTFELVQSRLADAISSSATMLTQRALAIGANAAAFVLAFGVGLYVTFFLLRDGHALGPTIIRALPLEHSVAQRIADRFVAAVRATLKGSVVVALVQGMLGAITFAIVGLPAALLWGALMAIAALLPAIGPAIIWGPVAIYLFATGALWQGVVVTASGVVVIGMADNILRPMLVGRDTGIPDWLVLVTTLGGIELLGLSGIVIGPVVGALFITAWQILTEQRLAARTASAAPKLD; from the coding sequence ATGATCGATACAAGCAGGATCGAACGCGGCGGCCTGATCGTCCTGCTGGCGGTTGTTACCGCAAGCTTGCTGTTCGTCGTATCAGGCTTTGCCAGCGCGCTGCTATGGGCGGCGCTGGCGGCGCTCATGTTCAGTGCGCTGAACGAACGCCTGCTCGAACGCTGGCCGGGACGGCGCAGCCTGGCAGCAGCGATGACGCTGCTGATAATAACCTTTGCAGTGATCATTCCGGCGATGCTGATCGGCACCATGGTGGTGCAACAGGCCGCTGGTGTGTTTGGCCAGATGCGTTCGGGCGAGATCAATTTCGCAATGTACTTCCAGCAGGTGCACAATGCCTTGCCCGGCCGTGTTCAGGCCATGCTCGGCAATGCCGGGCTGGGGACGTTCGAACTCGTCCAGAGCCGACTGGCCGATGCCATCAGCAGCAGCGCCACGATGCTCACGCAGCGCGCACTGGCCATCGGGGCGAACGCGGCCGCCTTCGTGCTGGCGTTTGGCGTCGGGCTTTACGTCACGTTTTTCCTTCTGCGCGATGGTCATGCGCTCGGCCCCACGATCATCCGGGCGCTGCCGTTGGAACATTCGGTAGCCCAGCGAATCGCCGACCGCTTTGTCGCCGCAGTGCGCGCAACGCTGAAGGGATCGGTTGTCGTGGCGTTGGTTCAGGGCATGCTTGGGGCAATAACATTTGCCATCGTGGGCCTTCCGGCAGCCTTGCTGTGGGGCGCGCTGATGGCCATCGCTGCGCTGCTTCCCGCGATCGGCCCTGCGATCATATGGGGTCCGGTAGCGATTTATCTCTTCGCCACCGGGGCCTTGTGGCAGGGCGTGGTGGTAACCGCATCCGGCGTGGTCGTCATCGGCATGGCGGACAATATCCTGCGGCCCATGCTTGTCGGTCGCGATACCGGCATACCGGACTGGCTGGTGCTGGTAACCACCCTCGGCGGGATCGAACTGCTGGGGCTGAGCGGCATCGTCATCGGCCCGGTCGTGGGCGCGCTGTTCATCACGGCATGGCAAATCCTGACCGAACAGCGCCTCGCCGCGCGGACCGCAAGCGCTGCGCCAAAGTTGGATTGA
- the maiA gene encoding maleylacetoacetate isomerase, with product MSEAMVLHGYWRSTASWRLRIALGLKGLKWQGVAHDLLRGGQHSAEYLAINPQGLVPALVVGDHVLTQSLAICEYLDEVHPEPALLPQDALSRARVRAVAQIIACDVHPVQNLKVLRMLRKRGLDQDAINAWAIEVIESGLAAFAELVAGAEGPYCFGSQVTLADIMLVPQLGNARRFGARFDFGRIPSIEAECMKLPAFIDAVPARQSDAPIE from the coding sequence ATGTCTGAAGCCATGGTCCTTCACGGCTATTGGCGCTCCACCGCTTCGTGGCGCTTGCGCATCGCGCTGGGGCTGAAAGGGCTGAAGTGGCAGGGTGTGGCGCATGATCTGCTGCGGGGCGGGCAGCATTCGGCGGAATATCTTGCCATCAACCCGCAAGGTCTGGTGCCTGCACTGGTCGTCGGCGATCATGTCCTGACCCAGAGCCTTGCAATCTGCGAATATCTGGACGAGGTTCATCCCGAACCCGCGCTGCTGCCGCAGGACGCGCTTTCACGCGCAAGGGTGAGGGCTGTGGCGCAGATCATCGCCTGCGATGTCCATCCGGTCCAGAACCTCAAGGTCCTCAGGATGCTTCGCAAGCGAGGACTGGATCAGGACGCGATCAACGCATGGGCGATCGAAGTGATTGAGAGCGGTCTTGCCGCATTTGCAGAACTCGTCGCGGGCGCCGAAGGCCCTTACTGCTTCGGATCGCAAGTGACGCTGGCCGATATCATGCTGGTCCCGCAACTGGGCAATGCGCGCCGGTTTGGCGCAAGGTTCGATTTTGGTCGTATCCCGTCCATCGAGGCTGAATGCATGAAATTGCCAGCGTTCATCGATGCGGTTCCGGCAAGACAGAGCGATGCCCCGATCGAATAA
- a CDS encoding DUF2892 domain-containing protein, whose protein sequence is MFKSNVGGIDRVLRIVVGLALIALVFVGPQTPWGWLGLVPLLTGFMRTCPLYSLIGLSTCPRR, encoded by the coding sequence ATGTTCAAATCCAATGTCGGCGGTATCGACCGCGTGTTGCGCATTGTCGTTGGTCTGGCGCTGATTGCCCTTGTGTTTGTCGGGCCGCAAACCCCGTGGGGCTGGCTTGGGCTGGTGCCGCTGTTGACCGGCTTCATGCGTACCTGCCCGCTCTATTCGCTGATCGGTCTCAGCACTTGTCCGCGCAGATAG
- the serS gene encoding serine--tRNA ligase produces MHDIRLIRENAEAFDAALARRGVDPVARSILAIDAQRRDIATRMQEAQARRNEASKAIGAAMGKGDKDTAEALKAEVAALKTELPALEEEERRLTAEQNAALAAWPNLPAADVPEGADEADNVEVSRWGTPRDFAFSPKEHADLGPVLGLDFETGALISGARFTFLKGGMARLHRALAQFMLDRQTGENGYLECIPPLLVKDEAVFGTGQLPKFSEDLFKTTDGRWMIPTAEVSLTNAVQGQILSDTQLPLRMTALTPCFRSEAGAAGRDTRGFIRQHQFEKVELVSIVRPEDSEAEHERMTGCAEGVLQALCLPYRKVLLCTGDMGFTARKTYDLEVWLPGQGAYREISSCSNCGDFQARRMNARYRPAKDDGSAKGTEFVHTLNGSGLAVGRTLVAVLENYQQEDGSVEVPEVLLPYMGGLARLVPPA; encoded by the coding sequence ATGCATGACATACGCCTGATCCGCGAAAACGCCGAAGCCTTCGATGCCGCCCTCGCCCGTCGCGGGGTCGATCCGGTTGCCCGATCCATCCTTGCGATCGATGCGCAGCGCCGCGACATCGCCACCCGGATGCAGGAGGCGCAGGCCCGCCGTAATGAGGCGTCGAAAGCCATCGGCGCAGCCATGGGCAAAGGCGACAAGGACACGGCCGAAGCGCTGAAGGCCGAAGTCGCCGCGCTCAAAACCGAATTGCCCGCGCTGGAAGAGGAAGAGCGCCGCCTGACCGCGGAGCAGAACGCAGCGCTTGCGGCATGGCCGAACCTGCCCGCGGCCGATGTGCCTGAAGGTGCGGACGAGGCGGACAATGTCGAAGTCAGCCGCTGGGGCACCCCGCGCGACTTTGCGTTCAGCCCGAAGGAACACGCCGACCTCGGTCCCGTTCTCGGCCTCGATTTCGAGACCGGCGCGCTGATCTCTGGCGCGCGGTTCACGTTCCTCAAGGGTGGCATGGCGCGGCTGCACCGTGCGCTGGCGCAGTTCATGCTCGACCGGCAGACCGGCGAGAACGGCTATCTGGAGTGCATCCCGCCGCTGCTGGTGAAGGATGAGGCGGTGTTCGGCACCGGCCAGTTGCCCAAGTTTTCCGAGGACCTCTTCAAGACCACCGATGGGCGCTGGATGATCCCGACCGCCGAAGTCAGCCTGACCAACGCCGTGCAGGGCCAGATCCTGAGCGACACGCAACTCCCCCTGCGCATGACCGCGCTGACGCCGTGCTTCCGGTCCGAAGCAGGTGCGGCGGGGCGCGATACGCGCGGGTTCATCCGCCAGCACCAGTTCGAGAAGGTCGAACTTGTCTCGATCGTGCGGCCGGAAGATTCCGAGGCCGAGCATGAGCGCATGACCGGGTGTGCAGAGGGGGTATTGCAAGCGCTTTGCCTGCCCTATCGCAAGGTGCTGCTGTGCACCGGCGACATGGGCTTTACCGCGCGCAAGACCTACGATCTCGAAGTCTGGCTGCCCGGCCAGGGCGCCTATCGCGAGATTTCGTCGTGCTCCAACTGCGGTGATTTCCAGGCACGGCGGATGAATGCGCGCTATCGGCCCGCCAAGGACGATGGAAGCGCAAAAGGCACCGAATTCGTGCATACGCTCAACGGTTCGGGGCTTGCCGTGGGGCGTACACTGGTGGCAGTTCTCGAAAACTACCAGCAGGAGGACGGATCGGTGGAAGTGCCCGAAGTGCTGCTTCCCTACATGGGCGGACTGGCCCGTCTGGTGCCCCCCGCCTGA
- a CDS encoding M23 family metallopeptidase — MRRVGAALLFVLAAPLAAQQDAREADPRGPIVAWSYTVQPGDTFAAIARRWGVDMAALGTANAIPSPYMIRVGQVLRRPDTSAAPVARPAPVAPVRPAPPPSSAPLPRSTSLPRPPLAQRESDAPRMQWPTEGAIISRFGDSIAGIPSNGIDLAALYGTKVRAAAAGIVIYAGKEPERFGQLILIDHGKGFVTAYAYLGSMTVKEGQSVTARERIALVGKSGEARRPTVHFELRRNNVPRNPELYLPPRL; from the coding sequence ATGCGGCGGGTTGGCGCTGCCCTGCTGTTTGTGCTGGCCGCACCGCTGGCAGCGCAGCAAGACGCGCGCGAGGCCGATCCGCGTGGACCGATCGTTGCCTGGAGCTACACCGTCCAGCCGGGCGATACCTTTGCCGCCATCGCACGACGCTGGGGCGTGGACATGGCCGCGCTCGGCACGGCAAACGCCATTCCCAGTCCCTATATGATCCGCGTGGGCCAGGTGCTGCGGCGGCCGGATACAAGCGCCGCGCCCGTTGCAAGGCCCGCGCCGGTCGCCCCCGTCCGTCCTGCCCCCCCGCCAAGCTCCGCCCCCCTCCCACGCTCCACATCATTGCCGCGCCCGCCGCTTGCCCAGCGGGAATCCGATGCACCGCGCATGCAGTGGCCGACCGAAGGCGCGATCATCTCCCGCTTTGGCGATTCGATTGCAGGCATCCCGTCCAACGGCATAGACCTTGCCGCGCTCTACGGGACCAAGGTTCGCGCTGCGGCGGCAGGCATCGTCATCTATGCAGGCAAGGAGCCTGAGCGGTTCGGGCAACTGATCCTGATCGATCATGGCAAGGGATTCGTCACCGCTTACGCCTATCTCGGCTCGATGACGGTGAAGGAAGGCCAGAGCGTTACTGCACGTGAACGCATAGCGCTGGTGGGAAAGAGCGGCGAAGCCAGGCGCCCGACGGTCCACTTCGAACTGCGGCGCAACAACGTGCCCCGCAATCCCGAACTCTACCTTCCGCCCCGCCTCTAA
- a CDS encoding class I mannose-6-phosphate isomerase: MKALTKRLVEKPWGKDVLPSPFVAPEGMRIGEVWFEPPVEMPDILVKYIFTSEKLSVQVHPSDAQARELGEADRGKEECWLVIDAEPGAKLGVGFRKSLDSVTMRAAALDGSIEDMLAWHPVQAGDFFYIPAGTVHAIGAGVSLIEVQQNSDITYRLYDYGRPRELHLDKGLQVAKGQPHDPALRRNGCLGTTQRLAQGEYFVADAVAGIPSAALRAEYQGPCLVIPLRKNIGLGDIVLEPGDCGLAAGANAVNFDPAGNCLLVRPL; the protein is encoded by the coding sequence GTGAAAGCATTGACCAAGCGTCTGGTCGAAAAACCGTGGGGCAAGGATGTCCTGCCATCGCCATTCGTGGCGCCGGAGGGCATGCGGATAGGCGAAGTGTGGTTCGAGCCTCCGGTCGAAATGCCCGATATCCTGGTCAAATACATCTTCACCAGCGAGAAGCTTTCGGTTCAGGTGCATCCCAGCGATGCGCAGGCGCGGGAACTTGGTGAGGCCGATCGCGGCAAGGAAGAGTGCTGGCTGGTGATCGACGCCGAGCCGGGCGCTAAACTGGGGGTCGGCTTCAGGAAATCTTTGGATTCCGTGACGATGCGGGCCGCCGCGCTCGATGGAAGCATCGAGGATATGCTGGCATGGCACCCCGTCCAGGCAGGGGATTTTTTCTACATTCCGGCAGGCACGGTACACGCCATCGGCGCGGGTGTGAGCCTGATCGAAGTGCAGCAGAACAGCGATATCACATATCGACTTTACGATTACGGACGCCCCCGCGAACTGCATCTGGACAAAGGTCTACAGGTCGCAAAGGGGCAGCCACACGATCCGGCATTGCGCCGCAACGGCTGCCTGGGAACGACGCAGCGCTTGGCACAGGGCGAATATTTTGTGGCCGATGCAGTGGCAGGCATACCGTCCGCTGCTCTTCGCGCGGAATACCAAGGGCCATGCCTGGTCATTCCGTTGCGGAAAAACATCGGGCTTGGCGATATCGTGCTTGAGCCGGGTGACTGCGGACTGGCCGCAGGGGCAAATGCCGTGAACTTCGATCCGGCCGGCAACTGCCTCCTGGTCAGGCCGCTTTAG
- a CDS encoding mannose-1-phosphate guanylyltransferase, whose product MTDIIPVVLCGGSGTRLWPRSRKHKPKPFLPLVGDTTMFAATVLRCAPKDGFGHPVIVTGTAHLDHVEAQLPDRANTRILVEPVGRNTAAAIALAALLLPRDAIMLVCPSDHHIGDCDAFRSAAREAAGLADKGWLVSFGIAPTAPETGFGYLKQGDPIPGSSGRKVERFVEKPDLARAMEFLASGEYAWNGGIFAFKVGTFLDELAKHRPDILEAVRASVNKGRTDGLRFHPDADLFTQVPSQSVDYAVMELTEHAAMVPATMAWSDIGNWQALHEAQEIDEAGNATFGRVELLDSRNVLVMSDGPRVSVVGVSNLIVVVDGDEVLVCSPEGAQAVGKLTGAANQ is encoded by the coding sequence ATGACTGATATTATTCCAGTTGTTCTTTGCGGGGGAAGTGGCACCCGACTTTGGCCGCGGTCCAGAAAGCATAAGCCCAAGCCATTTCTTCCCCTTGTTGGCGATACAACCATGTTCGCCGCCACTGTTCTGCGGTGTGCTCCCAAAGATGGATTCGGCCATCCCGTGATCGTCACGGGCACCGCGCACCTTGATCATGTCGAGGCGCAACTGCCCGATCGCGCCAACACGCGGATATTGGTGGAACCGGTCGGGCGCAATACGGCGGCAGCCATTGCCCTTGCGGCGCTGCTGTTGCCGCGCGATGCGATCATGCTGGTCTGCCCCAGCGATCACCATATCGGTGATTGCGACGCATTCCGCAGCGCCGCGCGTGAAGCGGCCGGATTGGCCGATAAAGGTTGGCTGGTATCGTTCGGTATCGCACCCACCGCTCCTGAAACGGGATTCGGCTATCTCAAGCAGGGTGATCCCATTCCCGGCTCTTCGGGTCGAAAAGTTGAACGCTTCGTCGAAAAGCCCGATCTGGCCCGTGCCATGGAATTCCTCGCAAGCGGTGAATATGCCTGGAATGGCGGAATTTTCGCGTTCAAGGTTGGCACGTTCCTTGATGAACTGGCAAAGCATCGACCAGATATCCTTGAAGCCGTCCGTGCATCGGTTAACAAGGGGCGGACCGATGGCCTGCGTTTTCATCCTGATGCAGATCTTTTTACGCAGGTTCCCAGTCAGTCGGTCGACTATGCGGTCATGGAACTGACGGAACACGCCGCTATGGTGCCAGCTACGATGGCATGGTCTGATATCGGCAACTGGCAGGCCCTGCACGAAGCGCAAGAAATCGATGAGGCAGGCAACGCCACGTTCGGCAGGGTGGAACTGCTTGATTCCCGAAACGTTCTGGTGATGAGCGACGGCCCGCGCGTTTCCGTGGTCGGTGTTTCGAACCTGATCGTCGTCGTCGATGGGGATGAAGTTCTGGTCTGTTCGCCGGAAGGTGCGCAGGCCGTTGGAAAATTGACCGGAGCAGCCAATCAGTGA
- a CDS encoding glycoside hydrolase family 130 protein, translating to MPGPNGSTTRVRNSLRVLEQRLHADPSRVVLRPFHLGWQGPGGTSARAEKLVADVASLAEDEAADEYRRVLHDFEERHWQTEQLFLERYAEIEAMLGLDGSSFSALRKSLIGAYFCHEYTYAAAALMNPSIVPHPDQSGMTGGAVRFVMSLRAVGEGHISSIVFREGIAMPDGTFELWPQSHFATAMQADDSLSALRDDGAVGVHRHSESSLSNSVIFPITEQQRGGLEDLRLVRFDHGGGDFEWMGTYTAYSGTSIRSELLLTRDFRQFVLEPIEGRAGRNKGMALFPQKIGGQYCMVGRQDGKNLFLLRSDRLDCWDDDGVLLMEPEFPWEFVQIGNCGSPILTEHGWLLFTHGVGAMRKYALGCALLDRDDPSKVIARSAKPILTAIDADRFGYVPNVVYTCGALLVGEQLLIPYGISDSAVGFASTSVTDLLAMMGNIS from the coding sequence ATGCCCGGCCCGAACGGATCAACTACAAGGGTACGCAACAGCTTGCGGGTGCTTGAACAACGGCTTCATGCCGATCCATCACGGGTCGTGCTTCGTCCATTTCATCTCGGCTGGCAAGGGCCAGGCGGAACCAGTGCGCGCGCTGAAAAGCTCGTGGCCGATGTCGCATCGCTGGCCGAGGATGAGGCGGCGGACGAATATCGGCGGGTTCTCCATGATTTCGAGGAGCGGCACTGGCAAACGGAGCAACTGTTCCTTGAGCGGTACGCCGAAATAGAAGCCATGCTAGGGCTGGATGGGTCTTCCTTTTCAGCCCTGCGCAAAAGTCTGATCGGCGCCTATTTCTGCCACGAATATACCTACGCCGCAGCAGCATTGATGAACCCCAGCATCGTGCCGCATCCCGACCAGTCGGGGATGACCGGCGGCGCGGTGCGTTTCGTGATGAGCCTGCGCGCGGTGGGCGAGGGGCACATCAGCTCGATCGTGTTCCGCGAAGGCATAGCCATGCCTGACGGCACGTTCGAACTGTGGCCGCAAAGCCACTTTGCCACCGCGATGCAGGCCGACGACAGCCTTTCCGCGCTGCGTGACGATGGGGCGGTGGGGGTCCACCGTCATTCCGAAAGCAGCCTGTCGAACAGCGTGATCTTTCCGATCACCGAACAGCAGCGCGGCGGCCTTGAAGATCTGCGTCTCGTGCGCTTCGATCATGGCGGTGGCGATTTCGAATGGATGGGCACTTATACCGCCTATTCCGGCACGTCGATCCGGTCCGAACTGCTGTTGACCCGCGATTTTCGCCAGTTCGTGCTGGAACCTATCGAGGGCCGCGCCGGGCGCAACAAGGGCATGGCCCTGTTTCCGCAGAAGATCGGCGGGCAATATTGCATGGTCGGGCGGCAGGACGGCAAGAACCTGTTCCTGCTGCGGTCTGACCGGCTGGATTGTTGGGATGACGATGGCGTTCTTCTTATGGAGCCTGAATTTCCGTGGGAATTTGTGCAGATCGGCAATTGCGGCAGCCCGATCCTGACAGAGCATGGCTGGTTGTTGTTCACGCACGGCGTCGGCGCGATGCGCAAATATGCCCTGGGCTGCGCCTTGCTGGACCGTGACGATCCTTCGAAGGTCATTGCACGATCGGCCAAGCCCATCCTGACCGCCATTGACGCTGACCGGTTCGGATACGTGCCGAACGTGGTCTACACTTGCGGCGCCCTCCTTGTGGGAGAGCAACTGCTTATTCCTTATGGAATTTCTGACAGCGCCGTAGGTTTTGCGTCCACTTCAGTTACGGACCTTCTGGCCATGATGGGGAATATCTCCTAG